The Pseudanabaena yagii GIHE-NHR1 genome segment TCGAATATAGTTTTTTATAATTTGCTCCACCACATATGGGACATGGATATTTATGGAGTTTAAACTTAGAAATATCAAGTTTAGACATAAGAAATTTTATAGCGCTTTAAACTTTAAGATTGAGCGCCAAATAGTTCGGGATTTAGGAATAGAACTGCACCAAACATATTAAACCAAAGGGAAATTAGGATGCAGGTGAGTGGAAGTAAGTGGGTAGGATTAACCCTAGATTTCAGCAATAGAAAAGAGGCAAATGGAAAGAAATCTAAAAAGTAACGATAGCCAAATTGCTGCCAACCAGTTGAACAATGCGTGAATATAGGTACTGCAATAATTGCCATACATAACCAAGCAAAATTTTTCCAAGAATCACTTCTATTTTTATCCCTCAGAATATAGATGAATAAAGGACTAATTGCCAAAATACCATTACCCATATCATCAATCTTGAAAAAAGGAAATTGAGTAACTAGTTTGGGGATAGCAATAATGCCGTGGTATATATTTGGGAAAATATAGATTAAATTACGGAATCCATACTTCTGAATATTTTCCTTGAAAAAATCTGCATAGAGAAGTTCTTCATACTTAATCGAAAATGGACTGCCAAAACGCACCCAGTTCCACCAAGCTACAAAAATAATAAACATAACGGCTGGGACACATAAGGCAACTAGTGCTTTAATATTCCCTGCATAACGACTAAACCAAGCTTTGAGAATAAAGGCTGGAAAAATTACTGCTAAATGAAATCGCCCAATTGAAGCGATCGCTAGTAAAGTAATGGCAAATATATCTTGTTTTAATCCTTGAGCATAATAAAGAGTAATCCAAGCTAAAGAAAGAAATAAACAACTACCCAATACAGCATTGAACCAAGATGAAGCTATTACTGCACAAGGGAAAATCATGGTTCCTAATGTTAAAAAGATAAATAGTAGTCTACGTTGACTATTTTTTTGTGATGATGCAAATTTTTCCACATAGATAAACTGAACAATAATTAGAAGAAAATACAAAACTAGAGAAAAGACTGTTTCTGTAAATCTTCCACCAAAAAAATGGACAAATGGTAACATCAAAAAGCCATTTAAGGGTGGGATTGCTAGAAATAGCTTGCCATCAAATGGAATTAGATCGAGAGTCCAAGTTACATCAAGATTAGTTCTACCTTGTAACAAGGCTTCAGCTTGCATATAGAACATTGCACCACTTCTTCCATCTAAATTGCCACTTATGGAATAAGAAACTAGGAATGTGATGGTTGCACAAAAACTAATTATTGCTAATCCATGCCAAAATTTGTAATTTGAGATATAGCTGAGGATATAATCTTTAGATTTTTGAAATAGTTTATATGTATTGACAAGAGCTATAACGATGGATATGAAAATGGTAGAAACAACTAAAACAATATATCCAAGTAATCTTAGGATTATATTTTCATAAATTAGTGTTTTTATCTCATTGATTTTTTCTAGTGTGTGATTAATCCTTGATACTAAATATCTCAAATTAGAAGCATGTCGATAATATTGGGAAGTTACTATTTCTCTAATGCTTCTCTTTTTAAATCTTAGAAAATTAATTTCAGGGTTACAGCATATTTCCCCGATCCCATCTATAAAAATATTATTGCAAACTTGACAAACATATTTTCGAGAGCCATTTGGTAATTTGCCATATTTTTTTAATTGTGTACTATCGCATAAAGGGCAAGGCATTTGGGTTAGGTGCTTGGAAAAGTGATAGCTTAGTTTAACAAATCTTTTTCACGTTGCGTAGATAGAATTACATTGTTTACTTCTAATTTTTGTAGATATTCTATCAACTTATGAAAATTTACATTCGTTTATTTTATAGTTTCAAAGTTTATGCTAAAGATATAGCATAAGGTGCAAAATACTATTTTTAAATAGAATGAAAACTGACCCAAATGAAAAAATTCGTCAGCAATTTGACTTAATGCCCTATCCTAATTTGCCTGCATCACAAATGGGGGGAGATGGCGATCGCGGTTTGATTTTGCATTCTTTTGTAACGGCTTGGTATGCCAAAACTCAACGGGTTTGCGATCGCCAAGATTTGACGATCCTTGATATTGGATGTGGCTCGGGCGTAACCACCTTGGCATTAGCGATGGCAAATCCTAAGGCGCGAATTGTGGGCATCGATCTATCGGAGGCTTCTTTAAAATTGGCAAGCGATCGCCTTACTTATCATGGTTTCCCTAATGCCGAATTTTATAATTTGCCTATCGCTGAGCTTCCACGCTTCAAAGAAGAACAGGGGATCGAATTTGACTATATTAACTGCGAAGACACGCTCTATTTTTTGACTGAACCAGCAGAAGGATTGCAAGCGATGCGATCAGTTCTCAAATCTGAAGGTTTATTACGAACTAATGTCCATAGTCTGTATCAACGAGCCGATTTTTTTCGCGCCCAAACCTTTGCCAAATTGTTAGGATTTCTGGACGGTAATCCTACGGAAACAGAGTACAGGCAAATTTACGCAATTATGGAAGCCTTAGGCGATGGAACAATGCTCAAAGCAAGTACTTGGACTCCCTCTGATAAATCCTTTGGCTTTGTATTGATGAATTATGTGATGCAGGAAGATAAGGGCTTTACGATTCCAGATGTTTTTCAAATGCTGCAATCGGCAAATTTAGAATTTGTGAGCATGATCAATCCTGCGGACTGGCGTTGGCAAAATATATTTCCCAATGGAATGCCAGAGCATTTCACTCAATTTTTGGCTAAGGCTACGGCTGAGCAAAATCTCCATGCCTTTGAACTGCTGCAACCCGTTAACCGTCTATTGGATATTTGGTGCGGGCACTCAGGGCGATCACCTGAATATGTAGAGATCAGTCAATGGTCAGAAGGGATGTGGAATTCAGCAAAGATACATTTGCATCCTGCTTTGCGAACAGATCTGTTTTTTCAAACCCTCGATCAAGCGATCGTCCAAATGCGCCCCGATCCCAACCTGCAAAAATTACATCGACCTCATCTTGATGCGCTCACAGTAACTCTTTGCTTGCGATTTCTCTGGCAGCGTCCCTGTAAATTTGCAGAGCTTGTCACCTATTGGTGTAGCCACAAACCCAGATTGGAAGCCTATCGCCAAGTTTCGACTATTATCGGTGGCTCAGTTGCACCAGTTGGCAAACTCAGCGATCGCCAAGCTCAAGATGAACTCAAGTTTTTATTAAATGAACTCGTCTTAGATCACCTTATTCTCATTGAATTACCATCCTAGTTTGACTACCCAATAAACGCCCCATACATTGACAATCACAGATAAAGCAATTAATACCCATGCCAATGCTTGAGGCATTCTTTGTAGACCACTGGCGATCGCTACAAATAGAAATGGTAAATAATCGAGGGCATAGCGATAGCCAAACTGCACCCAACCCGTTGCGGTATAGATCATCGCAGGCAGAGAGATTAAAAATGCTGATAATCCCGCCAAAATCACAAATACATCAAACCAGTTAGCCGCAAATAGAGCAAAAAATGCAGGTGTCGTTAGCCAGATATTCATCCCCTCTGGTTTTGGGCGCACAAAAGGAAACTGCGGTAAGAATTCAGGCATTTCTGTAAAGATCAGCTTGATGTGCTTAGGAATATAGGCTTTATTGAACAAACCATACTTATCAATGGCAGGTGCTTGCACTGACGAATAATAGTTTTGCAGCATATATCCCGACTCCATCGGATCGCCAAATCTTGCCCAGTTAAACCAAGATTGGAATAAAAAAAGTGGTGTGAAACCTGCTCCAAAGCTAATGCCTTTTTGAATCCATTTTTCGGGACGCTCCCATACTAGCCAACCTAAGAAAAATAGCGATCCCAAAACGGTAGCTTGACGTGAGAGAAAGGCAAGCCCCATAAAGAATCCTATCAGCGCAAATCTTCGCTTCCCAAAAAACTCCACCAAGGCTAATAACATTCCCCACTCAGCGACAACATGGGCGTAGAACCAAATTGTGCCAATGATGCTTGCGCTGTAATGCACAGTCCCAAAGCCATAAAGAATGGTTAAGCCGACGCGTATAGCACCTTGCA includes the following:
- a CDS encoding IS1/IS1595 family N-terminal zinc-binding domain-containing protein, whose protein sequence is MPCPLCDSTQLKKYGKLPNGSRKYVCQVCNNIFIDGIGEICCNPEINFLRFKKRSIREIVTSQYYRHASNLRYLVSRINHTLEKINEIKTLIYENIILRLLGYIVLVVSTIFISIVIALVNTYKLFQKSKDYILSYISNYKFWHGLAIISFCATITFLVSYSISGNLDGRSGAMFYMQAEALLQGRTNLDVTWTLDLIPFDGKLFLAIPPLNGFLMLPFVHFFGGRFTETVFSLVLYFLLIIVQFIYVEKFASSQKNSQRRLLFIFLTLGTMIFPCAVIASSWFNAVLGSCLFLSLAWITLYYAQGLKQDIFAITLLAIASIGRFHLAVIFPAFILKAWFSRYAGNIKALVALCVPAVMFIIFVAWWNWVRFGSPFSIKYEELLYADFFKENIQKYGFRNLIYIFPNIYHGIIAIPKLVTQFPFFKIDDMGNGILAISPLFIYILRDKNRSDSWKNFAWLCMAIIAVPIFTHCSTGWQQFGYRYFLDFFPFASFLLLKSRVNPTHLLPLTCILISLWFNMFGAVLFLNPELFGAQS
- a CDS encoding class I SAM-dependent methyltransferase, with the translated sequence MKTDPNEKIRQQFDLMPYPNLPASQMGGDGDRGLILHSFVTAWYAKTQRVCDRQDLTILDIGCGSGVTTLALAMANPKARIVGIDLSEASLKLASDRLTYHGFPNAEFYNLPIAELPRFKEEQGIEFDYINCEDTLYFLTEPAEGLQAMRSVLKSEGLLRTNVHSLYQRADFFRAQTFAKLLGFLDGNPTETEYRQIYAIMEALGDGTMLKASTWTPSDKSFGFVLMNYVMQEDKGFTIPDVFQMLQSANLEFVSMINPADWRWQNIFPNGMPEHFTQFLAKATAEQNLHAFELLQPVNRLLDIWCGHSGRSPEYVEISQWSEGMWNSAKIHLHPALRTDLFFQTLDQAIVQMRPDPNLQKLHRPHLDALTVTLCLRFLWQRPCKFAELVTYWCSHKPRLEAYRQVSTIIGGSVAPVGKLSDRQAQDELKFLLNELVLDHLILIELPS